A region from the Acyrthosiphon pisum isolate AL4f chromosome A1, pea_aphid_22Mar2018_4r6ur, whole genome shotgun sequence genome encodes:
- the LOC100163170 gene encoding uncharacterized protein LOC100163170, with the protein MRGRVPATFAVRAFYVMACTASALLGVRGTDDSLRSALEAISDKLGSTPPRMAAAVYLNTDDGQPEDIGYGYQKNLRNLENIFEQGVRVPSNKIYKDEVAEKFLNYLANESPQYNQKSWSKKSIFREREGSDMPDNLQQLKYDRYATPSAFRERYKTNPNIEQDYKNNMEDQGDYLYALNTLIDKYIEENVQGMSDEELESFLRSQEEKRNIPDEYQNVYDPYYKRGSPVKRQYKFIPRYHARRNDKYRSKWVKPRLMKRSKKNVALNESHTDPKVAAELNNIFLGSESNTKANTTTVINNSVNQTAKPEVDGNNLKIDLKKKSIDWSNYFGYDRKKKSIESIPSDDTILNQYIRAYGKENDENVPMNTINLKDDKLMWMEDALINDALKYTGANQGTNDPEEINNVKNQVLANLNQAYNIEKLRNENNEMQEKQYEKADFVVPAENNSQPMNSLDIAESNKEADHHECTQLLQITQNCLELGGSAGDLMLPVCMLYRVCSTCESEQSECEAKFIQGSHELCSKAPLCRYFSRRILQLMQEHPLQIQCHKCMVNFLQNED; encoded by the exons ATGAGAGGGCGCGTCCCGGCCACGTTCGCCGTGCGTGCTTTTTACGTGATGGCGTGCACCGCGTCGGCCTTGCTGGGCGTCCGGGGCACCGACGACAGCCTGCGGTCCGCGCTGGAAGCCATTTCGGACAAATTGGGATCGACGCCCCCACGGATGGCGGCCGCGGTCTACTTGAACACAG atgacGGTCAACCGGAAGATATTGGCTAtggttatcaaaaaaatttgagaaatttagaaaatatatttgaacaaGGAGTTCGAGTACCAAGCAATAAGATTTACAAAGACGAGGTGGCTGAAAAGTTTCTCAACTATTTGGCTAATGAAAGTCCTCAGTACAATCAAAAATCGTGGAGTAAAAAGTCGATATTCCGCGAGAGGGAAGGCTCAGACATGCCGGACAATTTACAACAACTGAAATATGATAGATACGCGACGCCTTCTGCTTTTCGCGAACGATACAAAACTAATCCCAACATAGAACAagattacaaaaacaatatggaaGATCAAGGCGATTATCTGTACGCGTTAAATACGCTTATAGACAAATACATCGAAGAAAATGTACAAGGCATGTCAGACGAAGAATTAGAGAGTTTTCTGAGGTCCCAAGAAGAAAAACGTAATATACCGGAtgaatatcaaaatgtttacgATCCTTATTATAAAAGGGGGAGTCCGGTGAAAAGGCAGTATAAGTTCATCCCCAGGTATCATGCGAGAAGAAACGATAAGTATCGAAGTAAATGGGTAAAGCCGAGATTAATGAAGAGATCGAAGAAAAATGTTGCATTAAATGAATCGCACACAGACCCAAAAGTGGCCGCCgagttaaacaatatttttcttggATCGGAATCAAACACAAAAGCCAACACTACAACAGTCATAAATAATAGTGTTAATCAAACAGCAAAACCAGAAGTGGATGGTAACAACCTCAaaatagatttgaaaaaaaagtccaTCGATTGGAGTAATTATTTTGGATACGATCGAAA gaAAAAATCTATTGAGAGCATACCATCTGACGACaccattttaaatcaatatattcgtGCCTATGGGAAAGAAAATGACGAAAACGTGCCTATGAACACTATCAATCTAAAAGATGACAAATTAATGTGGATGGAAGATGCACTAATTAACGACGCACTGAAATATACGGGAGCTAATCAAGGTACCAACGATCCAGAAGAAATAAACAACGTCAAAAATCAAGTACTTGCAAATTTGAATCAAGCATACAACATTGAAAAACTTAGAAATGAAAATAACGAGATGCAAG aaaaacaatatgaaaaagCAGATTTTGTTGTGCCTGCAGAAAATAACAGTCAACCTATGAATTCATTGGATATAGCAGAGTCAAATAAAGAag CCGATCATCACGAATGTACTCAACTTCTACAAATAACTCAGAACTGTCTAGAATTGGGGGGATCAGCTGGAGACTTGATGTTGCCCGTGTGCATGCTTTACCGCGTTTGCAGTACTTGT gAATCCGAACAATCAGAATGTGAAGCGAAATTCATACAAGGATCCCACGAACTGTGCAGCAAAGCTCCGTTGTGTAGATACTTTTCACGGCGTATACTACAACTTATGCAAGAACATCCTTTACAAATACAATGCCACAAGTGCATGGTTAACTTTTTACAGAACGAAGATTAA
- the LOC100570333 gene encoding uncharacterized protein LOC100570333 isoform X2 — translation MNKMNNNSYYLKRKDITVIFVNLLVLSLVIYIYHVVDDLKTMLSNERLCILKTSSKTDLTDGDINEIYFDFSKMKNLNIRHTRSTKSTKFQNMCLFYLAQPNIDFEQNGILGPWILSNKSLPVDSYSPVKLTSRRTLIEIVDPGLYLVYIQVYYLSSAKKNSFSMTKVTADLNETLSVCSAVGVSGTEISCFTSIVEYFKPGESILIRLREMSTGVNLNRKASHTYLGFTKLL, via the exons atgaataaaatgaataataatagctattatttgAAGAGGAAAGACATAACTgtgatatttgttaatttattggtGCTGTccctagttatatatatttatcatgtcGTTGACGATTTGAAAACTATGCTTTCAAACGAAAGGTTATGCATACTTAAAACATCTTCAAAGACTGATTTAACTGATGGTGAtataaatgaaatttattttgacttttccaaaatgaaaaatttaaatattagacatACCAGGTCGACCAAatctacaaaat TTCAAAATATGTGCTTGTTCTACTTGGCTCAACCAAATATAGATTTTGAACAAAATG GTATCTTGGGACCATGGATTTTGTCGAATAAAAGTTTACCAGTTGATTCGTATTCTCCTGTAAAATTAACTTCAAGAAGAACTTTGATAGAAATAGTTGACCCAGGactttatttagtttatatacag gtatattatttgtcaTCTGCTAAGAAGAACAGTTTTTCTATGACAAAAGTAACGGCTGATTTAAATGAAACACTGTCCGTTTGTAGTGCTGTGGGTGTTTCTGGAACAGAAATCTCATGTTTCACATCTATTGTAGAGTATTTCAAACCAGGAGAATCAATTTTAATTAGACTTAGAGAAATGTCAACTGGTGTAAACCTCAACCGTAAAGCTTCTCACACTTACCTTGGCTTTACTaagctattgtaa
- the LOC100570333 gene encoding uncharacterized protein LOC100570333 isoform X1: MNKMNNNSYYLKRKDITVIFVNLLVLSLVIYIYHVVDDLKTMLSNERLCILKTSSKTDLTDGDINEIYFDFSKMKNLNIRHTRSTKSTKFQNMCLFYLAQPNIDFEQNGSILGPWILSNKSLPVDSYSPVKLTSRRTLIEIVDPGLYLVYIQVYYLSSAKKNSFSMTKVTADLNETLSVCSAVGVSGTEISCFTSIVEYFKPGESILIRLREMSTGVNLNRKASHTYLGFTKLL, translated from the exons atgaataaaatgaataataatagctattatttgAAGAGGAAAGACATAACTgtgatatttgttaatttattggtGCTGTccctagttatatatatttatcatgtcGTTGACGATTTGAAAACTATGCTTTCAAACGAAAGGTTATGCATACTTAAAACATCTTCAAAGACTGATTTAACTGATGGTGAtataaatgaaatttattttgacttttccaaaatgaaaaatttaaatattagacatACCAGGTCGACCAAatctacaaaat TTCAAAATATGTGCTTGTTCTACTTGGCTCAACCAAATATAGATTTTGAACAAAATGGTA GTATCTTGGGACCATGGATTTTGTCGAATAAAAGTTTACCAGTTGATTCGTATTCTCCTGTAAAATTAACTTCAAGAAGAACTTTGATAGAAATAGTTGACCCAGGactttatttagtttatatacag gtatattatttgtcaTCTGCTAAGAAGAACAGTTTTTCTATGACAAAAGTAACGGCTGATTTAAATGAAACACTGTCCGTTTGTAGTGCTGTGGGTGTTTCTGGAACAGAAATCTCATGTTTCACATCTATTGTAGAGTATTTCAAACCAGGAGAATCAATTTTAATTAGACTTAGAGAAATGTCAACTGGTGTAAACCTCAACCGTAAAGCTTCTCACACTTACCTTGGCTTTACTaagctattgtaa
- the LOC100169330 gene encoding Zinc finger, CCHC domain containing 9-like has product MTRFARARGSKSSNQKIPEEATPWLEMKEKPQQTGDDESTTNAVEVSEENRSSKYDSYSNVDKFDGFSVLKEDAVKLRVEKFKLIKQGVPRHQLKAQLMPMRRRAEKKLSRLRQKACFHCRQPGHMLNQCPELGTNTALGVCFKCGSTEHKLHECRNAGNNDQLDFAKCFICNEEGHLSRQCPDNPMGLYPNGGACRSCGDVTHFAKDCPEKQKRKREEDDLPTVGIMDNRAIEELDDERSHKKHKQYNLKTFNKKKKVIMMK; this is encoded by the exons ATGACGAGGTTTGCCAGAGCTCGAGGCTCTAAATCATCTAACCAAAAAATACCGGAGGAAGCAACACCATGGTTGGAAATGAAAGAAAAGCCACAGCAAACCGGAGACGACGAGTCCACGACAAACGCGGTGGAAGTGTCGGAGGAGAATCGCAGTAGCAAGTACGACTCGTATTCGAACGTGGATAAATTTGACGGGTTCAGCGTGTTGAAAGAGGACGCGGTGAAACTGCGAgtggaaaaattcaaattaattaaacaaggTGTGCCTAGACATCAGCTGAAAGCACAGTTGATGCCAATGCGTCGACGTGCTGAGAAGAAACTCTCTAGGCTCAGACAAAAAGCATGTTTTCATTGCCGACAACCTGGTCATATGCTGAACCAATGCCCGGAGTTGGGTACCAACACAGCATTGGGAGTGTGCTTTAA GTGTGGATCGACAGAACACAAATTACATGAATGTCGTAATGCAGGAAACAATGATCAACTTGATTTTGCCAAATGTTTCATATGCAATGAAGAAGGACATCTTTCACGCCAATGTCCAGATAACCCTATGGGATTATATCCAAATGGAGGGGCTTGCcg ATCTTGTGGAGATGTTACCCATTTTGCCAAAGATTGTCCAGAAAAACAAAAGAGAAAAAGAGAAGAAGATGATCTACCAACAGTTGGAATAATGGATAATCGAGCAATTGAAGAATTAGATGATGAAAGAAGCcacaaaaaacacaaacaatataatttaaaaacatttaacaaaaaaaaaaaagtcataatgatgaagtaa